In one window of Candidatus Fonsibacter ubiquis DNA:
- a CDS encoding heme lyase CcmF/NrfE family subunit, with translation MAGAIGNLALFFSALFNVLLIVYLVKRIKNNDFKNLKIINFFNDSIFFLLLISFIILVYCFVISDFSNVAVYKNSHTTKPLIYKISGAWGNHEGSMVLFILILSLFSFIFARTTIDDKLKFYTVFFQSILIFIFLIFLILTSNPFDQIDPTPLQGLGLNPILQDPLLAIHPPFLYFGYVGFSLVFSFALAGLATNSFDKSWSKIANFWIILPWSLLTIGIGLGSFWAYYELGWGGYWFWDPVENASLMPWLAATALIHSNIVTYKKDKLHSWTALLSIFTFIMSLLGTFLVRSGALNSVHAFANDPYRGVYILSAILLISFYSLTIFIIKSPRKNFYGEYSFLQKDNFILINNCFLIFFLSVVLVGTVYPIILDAISGKSISVGPVYYHTILAPFLFVFLFFMSHGPLLSWNKEDKFSQIKNFKIFFPTSVVICLIIIFWLFDYKDITLILGLLFSIYLIVSVIFDWIFQKKLSVNLGRLISHLGFGVLIFSIFVNAYLSKEINTAMKVGDEIKIEEFLIKFKSINKVKKENYDEVFGNFLVTLNDKQVELSPSIRKYDQPVQFTSETSIRSNLITDYYFAINLSEFEKDKIMVRFYYKPLMFWIWLSILLIAFGGIYQTFRIRNEQ, from the coding sequence ATGGCTGGTGCTATAGGCAATTTAGCTTTGTTTTTTTCAGCATTATTTAATGTTTTACTAATTGTTTACCTAGTTAAAAGAATAAAGAATAATGATTTTAAAAATTTAAAAATCATTAATTTTTTTAATGACAGTATTTTTTTTCTTTTATTAATTTCATTTATAATTTTAGTATATTGCTTTGTTATTTCTGATTTTTCTAATGTGGCCGTTTATAAAAATTCACACACCACAAAACCTTTAATTTATAAAATATCCGGAGCTTGGGGCAACCATGAAGGCAGTATGGTATTATTTATTTTAATACTTTCATTATTCTCATTTATTTTTGCAAGAACAACTATCGATGACAAGTTAAAATTTTATACAGTTTTTTTTCAATCTATATTGATTTTTATTTTTCTAATTTTTTTAATTTTAACCTCCAATCCTTTCGATCAAATTGATCCAACACCATTACAGGGTCTTGGTCTAAATCCTATTCTGCAAGATCCATTACTTGCAATCCATCCACCATTTTTATATTTCGGTTATGTTGGTTTTTCCTTAGTTTTTAGTTTTGCTCTTGCAGGTTTGGCAACAAATAGTTTTGATAAATCATGGAGCAAGATTGCAAACTTTTGGATTATTCTTCCTTGGTCTTTACTTACAATTGGAATTGGCCTTGGATCTTTTTGGGCCTATTATGAATTAGGTTGGGGAGGATATTGGTTTTGGGATCCAGTCGAGAATGCATCATTAATGCCATGGCTTGCTGCAACTGCTTTAATTCATTCTAATATTGTAACTTATAAAAAAGATAAACTACATTCTTGGACAGCATTACTTTCTATATTTACTTTTATAATGAGTTTGCTTGGAACTTTTCTTGTCAGATCTGGAGCATTAAACTCAGTCCATGCTTTTGCAAATGATCCTTACAGAGGGGTTTATATCTTAAGTGCAATTTTACTAATTTCTTTTTATTCCTTAACTATTTTTATTATTAAATCTCCAAGAAAAAACTTTTATGGAGAATATTCATTTTTGCAAAAAGATAATTTCATCTTAATTAACAATTGCTTTTTAATTTTTTTTCTCTCAGTAGTTTTAGTCGGTACAGTTTATCCTATTATTTTAGATGCAATTAGTGGAAAAAGTATTTCAGTAGGTCCAGTTTATTACCATACTATTTTAGCTCCTTTTCTATTTGTCTTCTTATTTTTTATGTCCCATGGACCACTTCTAAGCTGGAATAAAGAAGATAAATTTTCACAAATAAAAAATTTTAAAATATTTTTTCCAACTTCAGTTGTGATTTGTTTAATAATTATTTTTTGGCTATTTGATTATAAGGATATAACTTTAATTTTGGGGTTATTATTTTCAATTTATTTAATAGTTTCCGTTATTTTTGATTGGATTTTTCAAAAAAAATTAAGTGTAAATCTTGGCAGATTAATCTCCCACCTTGGCTTTGGAGTATTAATTTTTTCAATATTCGTTAACGCCTATTTATCCAAAGAGATTAATACGGCTATGAAGGTTGGGGATGAAATTAAAATTGAAGAATTTCTAATTAAATTTAAAAGCATTAATAAAGTCAAAAAAGAAAATTATGACGAGGTTTTTGGTAATTTTTTAGTAACCTTGAACGATAAACAAGTAGAATTGTCTCCTTCTATCAGGAAATATGACCAACCTGTTCAATTTACCTCCGAGACAAGTATTAGATCAAACCTAATTACAGATTACTATTTTGCAATTAATTTATCTGAGTTTGAGAAAGATAAAATTATGGTCAGATTTTACTATAAGCCTTTAATGTTTTGGATTTGGCTTTCTATATTATTAATTGCATTTGGTGGAATTTATCAAACTTTTAGAATTAGAAATGAACAATAA
- the ccmE gene encoding cytochrome c maturation protein CcmE, with the protein MIFSKSSKIRLKFFFVITLVASIVFYFVYSNLQKNVIYFYSPQEIKNLSTNPTNKIRIGGLVKEGSLKKNKNTYSFVITDLKNEIFVEYTGLLPNLFIEGKSAVTEGILKDKKYFVASSILAKHDENYMPPEVANSLKKNKLNK; encoded by the coding sequence ATGATTTTTAGCAAATCTTCGAAAATTAGATTGAAATTTTTTTTTGTTATTACACTTGTAGCGTCAATAGTATTTTATTTTGTTTATAGTAACCTGCAAAAAAATGTAATTTATTTTTATTCACCTCAAGAAATAAAAAATTTATCTACAAATCCCACTAATAAAATTAGAATTGGTGGATTAGTCAAAGAAGGCTCTCTAAAGAAAAATAAAAACACTTATTCTTTTGTAATTACTGATTTAAAAAATGAAATTTTTGTAGAATATACTGGTTTATTGCCAAATTTATTTATTGAAGGAAAAAGTGCTGTCACTGAGGGTATTCTAAAAGATAAAAAATATTTTGTCGCAAGCTCAATTCTTGCAAAACACGATGAGAATTATATGCCTCCAGAGGTTGCTAATAGTTTGAAAAAAAATAAATTAAACAAATAA
- the ccmD gene encoding heme exporter protein CcmD → MILEFLNMGGYGLYIWLSYAFATFSLIFLYYVSVKKLNSIKNIEHLYQTEKATEVSVSQEANRF, encoded by the coding sequence ATGATTTTAGAATTTTTAAATATGGGCGGTTACGGATTGTACATTTGGCTATCCTATGCATTTGCTACTTTTTCATTAATTTTTCTTTACTACGTTTCAGTTAAAAAATTAAATTCTATTAAGAATATTGAGCATCTTTATCAGACCGAAAAAGCTACCGAAGTTTCTGTTTCGCAGGAAGCTAATAGATTTTAG
- the ccmC gene encoding heme ABC transporter permease CcmC, protein MFGIFKPRTFFNLANNSIFWLKTIFVLTLIVGLILALVLSPIDYLQKDTVRIMYVHVPSSWIALFIFLIIGVSSFVSLIFKIRVFSVYAKSLAPIGLVFSLISIVTGSLWGYPTWGTFWSWDGRLTSMFILVLSYILYVSLWSLIKNYNLAEKITNIIGIVGLINIPIIKFSVVWWNTLHQPASITLTAAPTIHSSMLAPLLIMFFCFCILSLIIFLIRYKYEIINFRVNKK, encoded by the coding sequence ATGTTTGGAATATTTAAACCAAGGACTTTTTTTAATTTAGCAAATAATAGTATTTTTTGGTTAAAAACAATTTTTGTCTTAACACTCATTGTAGGTTTAATTTTAGCATTAGTTCTTTCTCCAATCGATTATCTACAAAAAGATACGGTGAGAATTATGTATGTTCATGTACCTTCCTCGTGGATTGCTTTATTTATTTTTCTAATTATTGGAGTTTCATCATTTGTAAGTTTAATTTTTAAAATTAGAGTTTTTTCAGTTTATGCAAAAAGTCTAGCCCCTATTGGGTTAGTTTTTTCTCTTATTTCTATTGTGACAGGATCATTGTGGGGTTACCCAACGTGGGGAACTTTTTGGAGTTGGGATGGTAGATTAACCTCGATGTTTATTTTAGTTCTTAGTTATATTTTGTATGTATCGTTGTGGTCATTAATAAAAAATTATAATTTAGCTGAAAAAATTACTAATATTATAGGGATAGTAGGATTGATAAATATTCCTATTATTAAATTTTCAGTTGTATGGTGGAATACACTTCATCAACCGGCAAGCATTACACTAACTGCCGCACCCACCATTCATAGTTCAATGTTAGCTCCATTACTTATTATGTTTTTCTGTTTTTGCATCTTATCGTTAATTATTTTCTTGATTAGGTATAAGTATGAAATTATAAATTTTAGAGTTAATAAAAAATGA
- the hspQ gene encoding heat shock protein HspQ yields MLEKKLNKAKFSIGEVVRHRLFNFRGVIYDVDFQFNNSEEWYQSIPKAARPRKDQPFYHLLAENDEITYEAYVSEQNLVGDDPNEPVRHPLVNEIFKGKRGNLYFKPSN; encoded by the coding sequence ATGTTAGAAAAAAAACTAAACAAAGCTAAATTCTCAATTGGAGAGGTGGTTAGACACCGTTTGTTTAATTTTAGAGGGGTGATTTATGATGTGGATTTTCAATTTAATAATTCAGAAGAGTGGTATCAATCAATTCCAAAAGCAGCTCGACCTAGAAAAGATCAGCCCTTTTACCACTTATTAGCTGAGAACGATGAGATCACCTACGAGGCTTATGTTTCAGAGCAAAATTTAGTAGGCGATGATCCAAATGAGCCTGTGAGACATCCTTTAGTTAATGAAATATTTAAGGGAAAAAGAGGAAATCTTTATTTTAAGCCATCTAATTAG
- a CDS encoding DUF3108 domain-containing protein gives MRPLFIKFLIIIYLIILNINSSLAKEFKYDVRAYNLNVMDIIFNIDDEINNKITFSAESVGIVGFFVKVSAKSKVEFNDKEKKTWKYEYRYEKPTRNKYRLNKINFSKEKVINFETDPPRKEDLSKKIPYNKEDYFGVIDPIFAVKKLFLIDKKNLDCNKKIKVFDGNIFFYLVMKKENTQIDFDSVFSNYKGKLNKCILTYQPISGHIPGDPNTPEQFIVDLYFGIVGDNYFPIYATTKGKKGIRLKMYLDTIQ, from the coding sequence ATGAGGCCTTTATTCATTAAGTTTTTAATAATTATTTATTTAATTATTTTAAACATTAATTCATCTTTGGCAAAAGAATTTAAGTACGATGTCCGCGCATATAATTTAAACGTTATGGATATAATTTTTAATATTGATGATGAAATAAATAATAAGATCACCTTTAGTGCCGAAAGTGTAGGGATTGTGGGTTTTTTTGTTAAAGTTTCCGCAAAGTCCAAAGTTGAATTTAATGATAAGGAAAAAAAAACTTGGAAATATGAGTATCGTTATGAAAAACCAACAAGGAATAAATATAGGCTAAATAAAATTAATTTTTCAAAAGAAAAAGTTATTAACTTTGAAACGGACCCACCTAGAAAAGAAGATTTATCAAAAAAAATTCCCTATAATAAAGAGGATTATTTTGGTGTGATTGATCCCATATTTGCAGTTAAAAAATTATTTTTAATTGATAAAAAAAACCTCGATTGTAATAAAAAAATCAAAGTTTTTGATGGTAATATTTTCTTCTATTTGGTGATGAAGAAAGAAAATACACAAATAGATTTTGACTCAGTTTTTTCTAATTATAAGGGAAAATTAAATAAGTGTATTTTAACTTATCAGCCAATATCCGGTCATATTCCAGGGGATCCAAATACCCCTGAACAATTTATAGTGGATCTTTATTTTGGAATTGTTGGGGATAACTATTTTCCAATTTATGCAACAACTAAAGGAAAAAAAGGAATTAGACTTAAGATGTATCTTGATACAATACAGTGA
- a CDS encoding septation protein A, translating into MNKGLIKFFLDLGPLLIFFYFYKKHGMIYAIMPLIIATIISVFFVYRIDKKIPTIPVLGAIIVTAFGGLTLLFDNKIFFYMKPTIVNLIFAVILLYGEIILKKPLLKNLFEGSIKMTDEGWNILNRRWLYFFIFLALLNEIIWRTQSEEFWVQFKVFGLIPITVIFTIMQVSLIQKYRIDQ; encoded by the coding sequence ATGAATAAAGGCCTCATAAAATTTTTTTTAGATTTAGGTCCACTATTAATTTTTTTTTATTTTTATAAAAAACATGGAATGATCTATGCGATAATGCCATTAATTATTGCAACTATTATATCGGTATTTTTTGTTTACAGAATAGATAAGAAAATCCCTACAATTCCAGTGTTAGGAGCGATCATCGTTACTGCATTTGGTGGTTTAACGTTACTTTTTGATAATAAAATATTCTTTTACATGAAACCAACAATTGTGAATCTTATTTTTGCAGTTATTCTTTTATATGGAGAAATTATTTTAAAAAAACCTTTACTTAAAAATTTATTTGAAGGTTCAATAAAAATGACTGATGAAGGTTGGAATATACTTAATAGGCGTTGGCTATATTTTTTTATTTTTTTAGCATTGTTAAATGAGATTATCTGGAGAACACAAAGTGAAGAATTTTGGGTACAATTTAAAGTTTTTGGGTTAATTCCAATAACTGTAATATTTACAATAATGCAAGTGTCGTTAATTCAAAAATATAGAATTGATCAATGA
- a CDS encoding DUF2794 domain-containing protein — MKLRLIKNTDFNKENFFNKKELQEILNLYGSMVSAGEWKDYGIYMGKNIISFEIYRKATENPLFQILKILNQKDKNKYQLKDASSLVIKSSDNLNSILKIISRKYSKKYLKVIK; from the coding sequence ATGAAACTAAGACTTATTAAAAATACAGATTTTAACAAAGAAAATTTTTTCAATAAAAAAGAGCTGCAAGAAATTCTAAATTTATATGGATCCATGGTATCAGCTGGCGAATGGAAGGATTATGGAATTTACATGGGTAAAAATATAATTAGTTTTGAAATTTATAGAAAAGCAACGGAAAATCCTTTGTTTCAAATATTAAAAATACTTAATCAAAAAGATAAAAATAAATATCAACTAAAAGATGCAAGTAGTTTAGTTATAAAAAGTTCAGATAACTTAAATTCTATTTTAAAAATTATTTCAAGAAAGTATTCAAAAAAATATCTAAAAGTTATTAAGTAA
- a CDS encoding DUF2256 domain-containing protein: protein MKKKYQLPKKICASCKKEFIWRKKWEKNWNFVKYCSKRCSGN, encoded by the coding sequence TTGAAAAAAAAATATCAACTACCTAAAAAAATTTGTGCTAGTTGTAAAAAAGAGTTTATATGGAGAAAAAAATGGGAAAAAAATTGGAACTTTGTAAAGTATTGTTCTAAGCGATGTTCTGGTAATTAA